GCACGCACCCAGGCGGCGGTGGCGCAGGACCTCCTCAATCCCTCGCTGGCTCCAGGTGTTCTTCCGGGAGCCGCCGGGGACGGTCGCACCGCCACCCAGCCCGCGGTCACCCTCACGACCACGCTGACCCAGTCGGTCATCGACCTGAGCGCGTGGCGAGGCCTGTCCTCCGCGCGAGAAGCAGAGGCCGGCGCGGTGGCCTCGCTCCAGGACCTCCGCCGTCGCCTCGTCCTCGGGCTCGCGCAGAGCCTCGTCGCCACGGTCGCCGCCGAACGCGCGGCCGAGATGAACCGTGTCGGTCTGCTGCGCGCCTTGGAGCGCGCGGCCCTCACGCAGCGCTCCTTCGAGCTGGGCGCGGGCAACCAGTTGGACGTGGTGCGCGTCCAGCAGGACGTGGCGGTGGCACGCGGCGCGCTCGTCGCGGGGGACGAGCAACTGCGACGGACTCGCGAGGCGCTGGGACTCGCGCTCGGCTTCGGCGAGTCCTTCGGCGTCGACCCGACCTTCGACCTGCGCGGGCTGATGGATGACACCCGGCGGGACTGCGCCGCGCTGGAGAACCTGGACGCCCGCGCGGACCTCGTGGCGGCGCGGGCGCAGGTGGCCGCGGCGCGTGACGGTCTGAGACAAGCGGCCGCGGGATATCTCCCCACCCTCGGGGTCAGCAGCACGCTCCTCGGCCTCACCACGGAGCCGGGCTTCGGCCGCTTCGCGACGTGGAGCGTCTCCGCCGTGCTCTCCCTGCCGCTCTGGGAGGGCGGCCTGCGCGAAGGGCTCGTGCGCGAGCGCACGGGCGTCGAGAAGCAGGCCGAGGCCCAACTGGAAGACACCCACCGTGAGGTCTCGGTGGAGGTGGCGCGCGCACGCCGGAGCGTGGAGGTGGTCGATGCCCTGGTGACGACGGCGGTGGAGTCACGCGACCTCGCCGAGCGCACCGACCAGCTCACCCGCCGCGCGTTCGAGGTGGGCCGGGGCAGCAGCCTCGAGCTGGTGCAGAGCGGCGCGGCCCTGCGAGAGGCCGAGCTGAACCTGGTGCTGCGTGAGTTCCAGCGCGTTCAGGCCCACCTGGACGCCTTCCTGACGGAGGCCCGATGCAACGGATGAATCCCCCGATGCGCTTCCTGGAGACAGGGATGACGCGGCTGTGGACGGCGCGTCCAGGCCCACCTGGACGCCTTCCTGACGGAGGCCCGATGCGACGGATGAAGCTGCTGGTGCGCCCCTGGAGACTCGGATGAATCGGCTGTGGAGTGTGACGTTGTTGTTGATGCTGGGGTGCTCGGGAAAGAAGGCGGCCCCGGCCGCGCCCGAGCCTCGGGAAATCGACGTGGTCACCGTGGCTCCTCGCGAAGTGCGCGACACGGGGGAGTACCTGGGCAGCCTGCTGTCGCGACAGAGCGTCACGGTGCTCCCCCGGGTGGACGGCTACGTGCGCCGCATCCACGTGCGCCCGGGCCAGCACGTGGAGTCAGGCGCACCGCTCCTCGAGGTCGACGCACGCGTGGAGGCCGCCGCGCTCGACGGCGCGCAGGCGCAGCTCAGCTCGGCGCGAGTCGACCTGGAGCTCGCCCGCCGCACGCTGACCCGCACCCAGACACTGCGTCAGGAAGGTCTCGCCAGCGCCCAGGAGCTGGAGAGCGCCCAGGCCCGCGTCGACTCCGCCGAGGCCACCGCGCGCGCCTCCTCGGCCCAGGTCGCCCAGCGCCAGGTCCAGCTCCAGTTCCACGTCATCCGCGCCCCCTTCGCCGGCACCGTCGACGACGTGCTCGTCCGCGAAGGCGACTTCGTCACCGCGTCCACGCCGCTCACCCGCGTCGCCCAGGCCGAAATCCTCGAGGTGAGCGTGTCCGTCCCCTCCCCTCGCGCCCGCTCGCTGAGGCCCGACACGATGATGGAGGTGCTCGACGCGAAAGGCACGGTGCTGCTCACCAGCCCCCTCTTCTTCGTCGCACCCCAGGCCGACCCTCGCACCCAGTTGGTCGAGGTGAAGGCCGCCTTCCAGAACACCCACGGCCTGCGCCCCAGTGAGCTGGTGCGCGCGCGCCTCGTCTACTCCGTGCGCGACGCGCTCCAGATTCCCGCGCTCGCGGTGGTGCGCCAGAGCGGTCAGCCCTTCGCCCTCGTGGTGCGAGAGAAGGACGGCGCCACCGTGGTGGAGCGCCGGCCCATCACCCTCGGCGCGCTCGGGGAGCGCAGCTACGTCGTGGAGCACGGCCTGGAGCCCGGTGAGCGCGTGGCCGTCTCGTTCCTGCAGGCCCTGCGCGACGGCGCGCCCGTGAAGGTGAAGACCCTACTGCACACCGCCGCGCGGATGACCGGACGCTGACATGTTCATCGACTTCTTCATCCGCCGGCCCGTCTTCGCCATCGTCTGCTCCATCCTGCTGACGCTGGTGGGCCTCATCGCCATCCCAACTCTGCCCATCGCGCAGTACCCGGACCTGGCGCCGCCCCAGGTCACGGTGTCCGCCACCTACGTCGGCGCCAGCGCCGAGGTGGTCGAGAGCGCCGTCACCATCCCCCTGGAGCAGGAGCTCAACGGCGTGGAGGGCATGCGCTACATCTCCTCCACCAGCGGCAACGACGGCACCAGCAACGTCACCATCACCTTCGAGGCCACGCGCGACATCGAGGTCGCCGCCGTCGACGTGCAGAACCGCGTCAGCCGCGCCGCCGCGCGACTTCCCGCCCAGGTGAACCAGACGGGCATCGTCGTCAACAAGGCCTCCAGTCAAATCCTCCTCTCCGTCGCGCTCTACAGCCCGGATGACCGCTATGACGCGAAGTTCCTCTCCAACTACGCGGATGTGAATCTCAAGGACGCCATCAAGCGCGTGCGCGGCGTGGGCGACGTGCGCATCTTCGGCGAGCGCAAGTTCTCCATGCGCGTGTGGCTGGACCCCACCGAGCTCGCCCGCCGCAAGCTCACGCCCCTGGACGTGACACGCGCCCTCCAGGAGCAGAACCTCCAGGTGGCCGCCGGACAGGTGGGCCAACCCCCGTCCGAGGAGGACCAGCCCTACCAGCTCGCGGTGCGCGCACGCGGCCGACTCATCGAGCCGGAGGAGTTCGGCGACATCGTCCTCATGCGCGACGCGAGCGGCAAGGCCGTGCGCATGAAGGACGTGGCCCGCGTGGAGCTGGGCGCGGAGAACTACAGCACCCTCTTGCGCTTCAGCGGCAAGCAGGCCGTGGGCATCGCCACCTTCCAGCTCCCCACCGCCAACGCGCTCGAGGTGCGCGACGCCGTCCTCGCCGAGCTGCAGCGCCTGTCCGCCCAGTTCCCTCCGGGCATGGAGTACCAGACGGGCACCGACACCACGCTCGCGGTGCGCGCCACCCTGCGCGAGGTGGTCCGCACGCTGGTGGAGGCCATCGTCCTGGTCATCCTGGTCATCTTCCTGTTCCTCCACGGCTGGCGCAGCGTGCTCATCACCGCGCTCACCCTCCCCGTGTCACTCGTGGGCACCTTCGCCTTCGTGAAGCTGCTCGACTTCTCCATCAACACGCTCACCCTCTTCGGACTCACCCTGGCCACGGGCCTCGTGGTGGACGACGCCATCGTCGTCATCGAGAACATCGAGCGGCTGATGCTGGAGCGGAAGCTCACCGCCCCCCAGGCCGCGCGCGAGGGCATGAAGGAGGTGTCCGGCGCCGTCATCGCCATCTCCATCGTCCTGGTGGCGGTGTTCCTCCCCGTGGCCCTCTTCCCCGGCACCACCGGCGCCATCTACCGCCAGTTCGCGCTCACCATCGCCGCGTCCGTGGCTCTCTCCACCTTCTGCGCGCTCACCCTCACCCCCGCGCTCGCCGCGCGCATGCTGTCGAGCCACACCGGGGACAAGTGGGTCTTCTTCCGTCACGTCGACCGCGTGCTCGACCGGACGCGCCACCTGTACGGCCGCGCGCTGCGCCGGCTCCTCGCGCACCCGGCCCTCGCCCTCGGCGCCTTCCTCCTGTGCGTCGTCGCCACGGGCGCGCTGGTCGTCATCACGCCCACGGGCTTCATCCCCGACGAGGACCAGGGCTACCTGCTGGTCACCGTGCAGGGCCCCGAGGGCACGTCCCTCTCCCAGACGCAGAAGGTCATGGCGCAGGTGGAGCAGGTGCTGCTCGCCCAGCCGGAGGTGCGCGCCATCTTCGCCAACGGCGGCATGTCCCCGCAGGGCACCGGCTCCAACATGGCCAACATCTTCGTCCCCCTGAAGCCCTGGGACGAGCGGACAGGCCCAGAGCAGAGCGTGGCCGCGCTCGTCGAGCGGCTGCGCGCGCCCTTGAGCCGCATTGGCGGCGCGCGCGTGGTGCCCTTCCAGCCGCCCGCCATCCGAGGCGTCGGCGCCGTGGGCGGCTTCCAGTTCGTCGTCGAGGACACCGCGGGCGAAAGCTCCCTGGACCAGCTCGCCTCCGCCGCGCAGCAGCTCATGGCCCAGGGCAACGACGACAGCCGGCTGCGCGGCGTCTTCACCGGCTTCAACGCGGACACGCCGCTGCTCGACGTGGAGGTGGACCGCCAGCTCGCCAAGGCCGTGGGCGTGCCCATCGACCAGATCTTCAGCACGCTCCAGGTCTACATGGGCAGCCAGTACATCAACGACTTCAACTACGCGAACCGCGCGTACCGCGTCTACGTGCAGGCCGAGCAGCAGTTCCGCGACAGCCCCGCGGACATCGCCGCCTTCTACGTGCGCAGCGACACCGGCGACATGATTCCGCTCGAGTCCCTGGTGAAGGTCCAGCCCACCCTCTCCGCGCAGCTCATCCGCCACCACAACCTGTTCCGCGCGGTGGAGCTGAGCGGACAGGCCGCGCCCGGCGTGTCCTCGGGCCAGGCCATGGAGGCCATGGAGGAGCTCGCCGCCCGGCACCTGCCCCAGGGCATGAGCGCCGAATGGACAGGCATCAGCCTGGAGCAGCAGCAGAGCGGCGGCCAATCCCTGCTCATCTTCGGCCTGGGCCTGCTCTTCGTCTTCCTGGTCCTCGCCGCCCAGTACGAGAGCTTCAGCCTGCCCTTCGTCATCATCCTGTCGGTGCCGCTCGCCATCCTCGGCGCGCTGGGCCTGCAGCTCTTGCGCGGTCAGGCCAACGACGTGTTCTGCCAGCTGGGCCTGGTGATGCTCGTGGGGCTCGCCAGCAAGAACGCCATCCTCATCGTCGAGTTCGCCGAGCAGCTGCGCGCGCAGGGCCGGAGCATCACCGACGCCGTGGTGGAGGCCGCCGAGGTCCGCCTGCGCCCCATCCTCATGACGTCCACCGCCTTCCTGCTCGGCGTGGTGCCCATGATGACCGCGTCGGGCGCGGGCGCGGGCTCGCGCAACTCGCTGGGGACGGCCGTGTTCGGCGGCATGCTCGTCTCCACGGTGGTGAACTTCGTGTTCATCCCCGGCCTCTACGTGCTGGTGCAGAAGCTGCGCGGCGAGGCCAGGCTGCCCGCCCCCGACGCACGCGCCGTCGCCACCCCCTCGCACTGAGGAACGAAGGCCCTGTCACCGGCCCGGGCACCCACATGTCGGGGCCCGGGCCTTTTCAGTTGGCGGCCCATCAATCGGGCGTCTGCCCGCCCGTACCGCGTGCAACCTCGCGAGAGTTCTCGTATTTTCCGCCGGCTCTCCAGCCGTGACGGAGGGCACTCCACCGGCCCGGCTGTTCATCCACCGAAATTGCAGTGGCGAGTGCCACCGACATTTCGTTATTCACCGCCCCGGCGGCAGTGACCAGCGCGGGATGGAAGCCAAGTCCCCGGAATCATTGTAGTGGATGGGCTGGCACGAAGACTGCTGTAGCAGTGCGCAGAAGACATCTTCCCAGGGGCCACCCCCGGCCCCCCAAACCCAAGGAGCGGTAACGACATGCTGACCGTTGGCGACAAGATCCCGAGCTTCAAGGTCAAGGCCACCGTGAGCCTGGAGAAGGGCAAGGAGTTCCAGGAGATCACGAACGAGACCTTCAAGGGCAAGTGGCTGGTGCTGTTTGCCTGGCCGAAGGACTTCACGTTCATCTGCCCCACGGAGATTGCGGAGTTCGGCAAGAAGAACAAGGACTTCGCGGACCGTGACGCGCAGGTGCTGGGCCTGAGCACCGACAGCGAGTTCGTGCACCACGCGTGGCGCACGCACCACCCGGACCTGAAGAACCTGCCCTTCCCGATGCTGGCGGACCTGAAGCACGAGCTGTGCAACGCGCTGGGCATCCTCCACAAGGAGGAGGGCGTGGCGCTGCGCGCGACGTTCATCGCGGACCCCGAGGGCATCATCCGCCACGTGACGGTGAACGACCTGTCCGTGGGCCGCAACGTCTCCGAGACGGTGCGTACGCTGGACGCGCTCCAGACGGACGAGCTGTGCCCCTGCAACTGGAGCAAGGGCGAGGAGACCCTCACCCAGAAGCTGGCGAAGGCGGGGTAACGCGTCATGGCCTCACTCGAAGTCGTCCGTGCGGAGCTCACGGACTCCCACAAGGACACCCGCCTCAACCTCCAGGCCGTCCTGGAAGGCGGCAGCCTCACCCCGGAGCAGCGTTGGGGCGTGGCCGTCGCGTGCGCCTTCGCCGTTCGTAACGAGCGGCTGAAGGAGGCCATGTTGAACGAGGCGCGGAAGGCACTCGCGAACCCCGACCCCGTCATCGAGGATGCGCGAGCCGCCGCCTCGCTGATGGCGATGAACAACGTCTACTACCGCTTCCGGCACATGATCGGGAAGGAGTCCTACTCGACCAAGCGTGCCGGGCTGCGGATGAACAGGCTCGCGCAGGTGCTGACCAACAAGGTGGACTTCGAGCTGGTCTGCCTCGCGGTGAGCGCCATCAACGGCTGCGAGATGTGCATGCAGTCCCACGAGAAGGTCGTCCTCGAGGGCGGCCTGTCGGAGGACCAGGTGCACGACGCGGTCCGCGTCGCGGCGGTCATCCACGCCGCGGCGGTGGGTCTGGAGTCTTAAAGGCTCCCAGCCGCGAGTCACTGACGTGATGTGAGGCGCCCTCCGGTGGAGACACCGGGGGGCGCTTCGTTTTCGGGCGCCGCGCATCCAACGGGCGTCCCCAACGATTGAGCACGAGAGGAAAGCCATCATGTACCGCAGCCCCAGCCCCCTTCCCGAGAAGACCCGCGCCTCCGTCGTCGAATCCCTCAACGCCCGACTGGCGGACGGTCTGGACCTGCATTCGCAGATCAAGGTGGCCCACTGGAACATCAAGGGCCCGCAGTTCGCGGCGCTGCACCCGCTGTTCGAGACCTTCGCGGTGAGCCTGGCCAATCACAACGACTCCATCGCGGAGCGCGCGGTGACGCTGGGTGGCAAGGCCTACGGCACCACGCGCCACGTGGGCAAGGCGAGCCGCCTGCCGGAGTATCCGCAGGAGACCACGAAGGATTTGGAGCACGTGAAGCTGCTGGCCGAGCGCATCGAGGTGTACCTGGACGGCCTGCGTGAGAGCCGCAAGCTGTTCGTCGAGGTGGACGACGCGGACTCCGAGGACCTGGCCACCGGCATCATCGTGGAGTTCGAGAAGCACGCGTGGTTCCTGCGCGCGTCGCTGGAGAGCTGAGACATCCCTGTCACGTGAGGCGTGTGCGCCCGGAGTGTGCACCGCGCTTCACGCCCCTCGCGGGGGGTCGCGTCAGACCTTTCCCAGTCCTTCCGCGAGGTTGTCTCCAGGCACAGCGGTTGCTCTCCCAGGGTGCACCCCGCCCGCGAAGGCGCGGATGGGATACCTTGGAGCAGCGCCATGCGAAGCCTCCTCTCTTTGTCCGTCGTCGTCGCCCTGCTGTCCGGCTGTGGTGGTGAGCCTCCGGAGGAGCTGGTCCAATCCGCGAAGGCGAAGGTGGAGCGCGCCGCGGCGGTGGGGCACCTGACGCGCGGGGCGCTCGAGGTGCTGGGGTTGATGCCGGTGTACACGTGCGGCGAGCCGCGCCGCGGCTTCCTCGACATCGCCACGGTGGACCTGTCCCAGCGGCTCGCGTGCGCCACCACCACGGTGGAGTCGCTCGACGCGGTGACGGACGGCGTGGTGGTGACGTTCAGCGGCCCCAACTGCCAGGTCCACGGCCTGGGCCTCTCCGGGCGCGTGTTCTTCAAGTACCGCGGCGGCGAGGACCGGATGGAGGTGGAGGCGGACCTGCGCCAGCTGCGCGTGGAGGGCGTGGTGCTGCCCGCCGAGGTGGGCTACGGCACCTGCGGCGATTTGACGAGCGTCTGGGTGAAGGCCGAGGGCGACATCCCCGGGCGCGAGGGCCACACCATGCGGATGGACGCGAAGGTGACCAAGCGTCCGGGCATGCCGATTCTGGGCGGCTCGTCGCTGGTGCTCGACGGCACGGGCGAGCTGAGCGGCCCCGACGGCGTGGACAAGCTCACCCTCACCACCCTGAATTACGAGGTGGGTGAGTATCTGCCCAAGGAAGGCGTGGCTGTCCTGGAGACGTCCGACGGCCACCACGTGGAGGCGAGCTTCAAGCCGGTGCTGTGGCGGGTGGGCAAGGTGGAGCTGACGGTGGATGACCACTCGCCGGTGACGGTGCCCATCGTCCGGTAGCGCCGGGCCACGCGCGCGGCGCCGGTTTTCCGCTAGGGTGTGGCGCCGTGAGCGACGACGTCACGATTCCCGCATTCCGCTCCGTGCCGCGCACGGGCGTCATCTACGTCACCGCCGAGGCCACGCGCCGAGGCTACCGTTCCAGCGACCCTGACTGGTGCAACCTGGGCCAGGGGCAGCCGGAGACGGGTGATTTGCCCGGGGCCCCCGCGCGGCTGGGCTCGGTGAACATCGACGTGGCGGACATGGAGTACGCGCCCGTCGCGGGGCTGTGGGACGTGCGGGAGGCCATCGCCGGCCTCTACAACCGCCTCTACCGCAAGGGCATGCCCGGCCAGTACAGCGCGGAGAACGTCTGTCTTTCGGGCGGCGGGCGCGCGGCGCTGACGCGGGCGGCGGCGAGCCTGGGTTCAGTCAACCTGGGCCACTTCCTGCCGGACTACACGGCGTACGAAGAGTTGCTGGATGTCTTCAAGGCCTTCACCGCCATCCCCATCCTGCTGGAGGGCGAGCGCGGCTACGCCTTCACGCACGAGGACCTGCGGCGCGAGGTGCAGGGGCGCGGGCTGTCCGCCCTGCTCTTCTCCAACCCGTGCAACCCCACCGGCAAGCTGGTGCAGGGTGACGAGCTGGCCCGGTGGGTGGGCGTGGCGCGCGAGCTGGAGTGCACGCTGCTCATCGACGAGTTCTACTCGCACTACGTCTGGACGGGCCGCCCCGGGCACCTGCCGGTGGAGAGCGCGGCGCGCTACGTGGAGGACGTGAATCGGGACCCCATCGTCCTGTTCGACGGCTTCACGAAGAACTGGCGCTACCCGGGCTGGCGCATGACGTGGACGGTGGGGCCCAAGCAGGTGATTGAGGCCGTCTCCAGCGCGGGCAGCTTCCTGGACGGCGGTGGCAGCCGCCCCCTGCAGCGCGCCGCGATTCCGCTCCTCCAGGAGGAGCCGGTCATCGCGGAGACGATGGCCATCCACAACACGTTCCGGGAGAAGCGCGACCGGTTCCACTCGCGCCTGGAGCGGCTGGGCATCCGCACGGACCGCGCGCCGGATGGGACGTTCTACGTCTGGGGCAACGTGTCCGGCCTGCCCGCGCCGCTCAACGACGGCATGGGCTTCTTCCGCGCCGCGCTGGAGGAGAAGATCATCACCGTGCCCGGTGAGTTCTTCGACGTGAACCCCGGCAAGCGCCGCGCGCGTCCCTCGCGCTTCCGCAGCTACGTGCGCCTGTCCTTCGGCCCGTCGATGGAGGTCCTGGAGAAGGCCCTCACGCGGCTGGAGGCGATGGTGCTCAAGCACAGCCGCTGAAGACAGACGGCCACCTTCCGGAGCGCTCTTTTCCACGGCGGCTCCGGAAGGCAATCCCAGACGAAGACGGCCTAGAGGCCCTTCTCCATCAGGTTCACGATGCGCTGACGGCGCTCGTTCGTGTAGTTCTCGATGTTGCTGAAGTTGTGGCGGTACGACAGCGTCTTGTTCTCGAAGCGGTAGAAGATGCGGTCTTCCGGCTCGATGCCGCTGATGATGTACTTCTTGAAGCCATCCCGGATGGCCTGCTTGGAGAAGTCATCCACGCCGATGTCCTGGAGCGCCAGCACCAGCGGCTCGAAGTAGAT
The sequence above is drawn from the Myxococcus fulvus genome and encodes:
- a CDS encoding peroxiredoxin, which encodes MLTVGDKIPSFKVKATVSLEKGKEFQEITNETFKGKWLVLFAWPKDFTFICPTEIAEFGKKNKDFADRDAQVLGLSTDSEFVHHAWRTHHPDLKNLPFPMLADLKHELCNALGILHKEEGVALRATFIADPEGIIRHVTVNDLSVGRNVSETVRTLDALQTDELCPCNWSKGEETLTQKLAKAG
- a CDS encoding TolC family protein, encoding MNHPSRGVRRLALVLILVAVPTHAEPLPPKVEDAMLAPVPPAPRRVKSWGEALALVRERSTDLRGAEAGVERASGRWRQALSALLPHARTQAAVAQDLLNPSLAPGVLPGAAGDGRTATQPAVTLTTTLTQSVIDLSAWRGLSSAREAEAGAVASLQDLRRRLVLGLAQSLVATVAAERAAEMNRVGLLRALERAALTQRSFELGAGNQLDVVRVQQDVAVARGALVAGDEQLRRTREALGLALGFGESFGVDPTFDLRGLMDDTRRDCAALENLDARADLVAARAQVAAARDGLRQAAAGYLPTLGVSSTLLGLTTEPGFGRFATWSVSAVLSLPLWEGGLREGLVRERTGVEKQAEAQLEDTHREVSVEVARARRSVEVVDALVTTAVESRDLAERTDQLTRRAFEVGRGSSLELVQSGAALREAELNLVLREFQRVQAHLDAFLTEARCNG
- the dps gene encoding DNA starvation/stationary phase protection protein Dps translates to MYRSPSPLPEKTRASVVESLNARLADGLDLHSQIKVAHWNIKGPQFAALHPLFETFAVSLANHNDSIAERAVTLGGKAYGTTRHVGKASRLPEYPQETTKDLEHVKLLAERIEVYLDGLRESRKLFVEVDDADSEDLATGIIVEFEKHAWFLRASLES
- a CDS encoding pyridoxal phosphate-dependent aminotransferase produces the protein MSDDVTIPAFRSVPRTGVIYVTAEATRRGYRSSDPDWCNLGQGQPETGDLPGAPARLGSVNIDVADMEYAPVAGLWDVREAIAGLYNRLYRKGMPGQYSAENVCLSGGGRAALTRAAASLGSVNLGHFLPDYTAYEELLDVFKAFTAIPILLEGERGYAFTHEDLRREVQGRGLSALLFSNPCNPTGKLVQGDELARWVGVARELECTLLIDEFYSHYVWTGRPGHLPVESAARYVEDVNRDPIVLFDGFTKNWRYPGWRMTWTVGPKQVIEAVSSAGSFLDGGGSRPLQRAAIPLLQEEPVIAETMAIHNTFREKRDRFHSRLERLGIRTDRAPDGTFYVWGNVSGLPAPLNDGMGFFRAALEEKIITVPGEFFDVNPGKRRARPSRFRSYVRLSFGPSMEVLEKALTRLEAMVLKHSR
- a CDS encoding efflux RND transporter periplasmic adaptor subunit, coding for MNRLWSVTLLLMLGCSGKKAAPAAPEPREIDVVTVAPREVRDTGEYLGSLLSRQSVTVLPRVDGYVRRIHVRPGQHVESGAPLLEVDARVEAAALDGAQAQLSSARVDLELARRTLTRTQTLRQEGLASAQELESAQARVDSAEATARASSAQVAQRQVQLQFHVIRAPFAGTVDDVLVREGDFVTASTPLTRVAQAEILEVSVSVPSPRARSLRPDTMMEVLDAKGTVLLTSPLFFVAPQADPRTQLVEVKAAFQNTHGLRPSELVRARLVYSVRDALQIPALAVVRQSGQPFALVVREKDGATVVERRPITLGALGERSYVVEHGLEPGERVAVSFLQALRDGAPVKVKTLLHTAARMTGR
- a CDS encoding efflux RND transporter permease subunit, with amino-acid sequence MFIDFFIRRPVFAIVCSILLTLVGLIAIPTLPIAQYPDLAPPQVTVSATYVGASAEVVESAVTIPLEQELNGVEGMRYISSTSGNDGTSNVTITFEATRDIEVAAVDVQNRVSRAAARLPAQVNQTGIVVNKASSQILLSVALYSPDDRYDAKFLSNYADVNLKDAIKRVRGVGDVRIFGERKFSMRVWLDPTELARRKLTPLDVTRALQEQNLQVAAGQVGQPPSEEDQPYQLAVRARGRLIEPEEFGDIVLMRDASGKAVRMKDVARVELGAENYSTLLRFSGKQAVGIATFQLPTANALEVRDAVLAELQRLSAQFPPGMEYQTGTDTTLAVRATLREVVRTLVEAIVLVILVIFLFLHGWRSVLITALTLPVSLVGTFAFVKLLDFSINTLTLFGLTLATGLVVDDAIVVIENIERLMLERKLTAPQAAREGMKEVSGAVIAISIVLVAVFLPVALFPGTTGAIYRQFALTIAASVALSTFCALTLTPALAARMLSSHTGDKWVFFRHVDRVLDRTRHLYGRALRRLLAHPALALGAFLLCVVATGALVVITPTGFIPDEDQGYLLVTVQGPEGTSLSQTQKVMAQVEQVLLAQPEVRAIFANGGMSPQGTGSNMANIFVPLKPWDERTGPEQSVAALVERLRAPLSRIGGARVVPFQPPAIRGVGAVGGFQFVVEDTAGESSLDQLASAAQQLMAQGNDDSRLRGVFTGFNADTPLLDVEVDRQLAKAVGVPIDQIFSTLQVYMGSQYINDFNYANRAYRVYVQAEQQFRDSPADIAAFYVRSDTGDMIPLESLVKVQPTLSAQLIRHHNLFRAVELSGQAAPGVSSGQAMEAMEELAARHLPQGMSAEWTGISLEQQQSGGQSLLIFGLGLLFVFLVLAAQYESFSLPFVIILSVPLAILGALGLQLLRGQANDVFCQLGLVMLVGLASKNAILIVEFAEQLRAQGRSITDAVVEAAEVRLRPILMTSTAFLLGVVPMMTASGAGAGSRNSLGTAVFGGMLVSTVVNFVFIPGLYVLVQKLRGEARLPAPDARAVATPSH
- a CDS encoding carboxymuconolactone decarboxylase family protein, with product MASLEVVRAELTDSHKDTRLNLQAVLEGGSLTPEQRWGVAVACAFAVRNERLKEAMLNEARKALANPDPVIEDARAAASLMAMNNVYYRFRHMIGKESYSTKRAGLRMNRLAQVLTNKVDFELVCLAVSAINGCEMCMQSHEKVVLEGGLSEDQVHDAVRVAAVIHAAAVGLES